In Zunongwangia profunda SM-A87, the following proteins share a genomic window:
- a CDS encoding sensor histidine kinase → MNEKQEIRYNLLFWGLFVGMDLYFEFLLGKYETFSLWLLLHKIGFFFLQALIFYWVYLGVAPYTIPQKRWLKLIGGIVISIFLFAGIRYVIEEVIIYQITGAHNYSDYSRRWLFYIYDNSYYAFRIILLSLVFYGVKYLLTVNQELHQLQLDKKQAELRVLKSQLSPHFLFNTLNSFYADALEVDLNLSNDILKLSEMLRYITYENDTEIVPLKGELTFLQHYIALFERRFDNKLYIESRFPENPEEYQIPSLLLIHFIENTFKHGILDDPLQPVWLDISIDNMYLKMEVNNAVKAGDNYDEKGIGYKNIRQRLDLIFGKTYALNIDEEKNYFKVFLQFPLTR, encoded by the coding sequence ATGAACGAAAAACAGGAAATACGTTATAATCTTCTCTTTTGGGGACTTTTTGTGGGAATGGATTTGTACTTTGAATTTCTCTTGGGAAAATATGAGACCTTTAGCCTGTGGTTACTACTTCACAAAATAGGTTTCTTTTTTTTACAGGCGCTCATTTTTTATTGGGTGTATTTAGGAGTTGCTCCCTATACTATCCCACAAAAAAGATGGTTAAAATTAATTGGAGGGATAGTTATTTCTATTTTTTTGTTTGCGGGAATTCGATATGTTATAGAAGAAGTCATTATTTACCAGATCACCGGTGCCCACAATTATAGTGATTACTCCCGCCGATGGTTATTCTACATTTACGATAATTCATATTATGCCTTTAGGATTATCCTCCTTAGTTTAGTGTTTTATGGCGTAAAATATTTATTAACTGTGAATCAGGAACTCCATCAGCTTCAATTAGATAAAAAGCAAGCTGAACTTAGAGTACTGAAATCGCAATTGAGTCCGCATTTTTTATTCAACACTCTAAACAGTTTTTATGCCGATGCTTTGGAAGTAGATTTAAATTTAAGTAACGACATTCTTAAGCTTTCTGAAATGCTACGCTACATCACCTACGAAAATGATACTGAAATAGTTCCATTAAAAGGCGAGCTCACATTCTTACAGCATTATATCGCCCTTTTTGAACGTCGTTTTGATAATAAACTATACATAGAAAGCCGTTTTCCTGAAAATCCAGAAGAATATCAAATACCATCTTTACTACTCATCCATTTTATAGAAAACACGTTTAAGCATGGTATTCTAGATGACCCTCTACAGCCGGTATGGCTAGACATAAGTATTGATAATATGTATTTAAAAATGGAAGTAAACAATGCGGTAAAGGCCGGGGATAATTATGATGAAAAAGGGATTGGATATAAAAATATACGACAACGCCTTGATTTAATTTTTGGAAAGACCTATGCCTTAAACATTGACGAAGAGAAAAATTATTTTAAAGTATTTCTTCAATTTCCATTGACCCGTTGA
- a CDS encoding tetratricopeptide repeat protein yields MNNIYFSLILLVVISSGFAQTNPELQKMADADQSERMSGNINWVELNKKDSIRLAKATQLFNDGELETAKDYYNAGIIFQHGKDTIASKMAVESFKKAIEMDSTLNRWWYAAAVDRDLMRREEPQIYGTQYVSNSSTNGKLKRYKIDTTKITDKERIYYRVETLEEQKQKERIMNLKSIFSFYVENSSIEKTIALIKNEKAKGKTSVYNVSESAINSFGYQLMGQNKLDESLKVLKLNTALYPKAANTWDSYGEILLKLGKEKEGIKAYKKSLALDPNNENAKNIIRKSED; encoded by the coding sequence ATGAATAACATTTATTTCAGTTTAATTTTACTAGTAGTAATTAGTAGTGGTTTTGCCCAAACCAATCCAGAATTACAAAAAATGGCAGATGCCGATCAATCAGAAAGAATGTCGGGAAATATCAATTGGGTCGAGCTTAATAAAAAAGATAGTATTCGATTGGCTAAAGCCACGCAGCTTTTTAACGATGGTGAATTAGAAACAGCGAAAGATTATTATAATGCCGGGATTATTTTTCAGCACGGTAAAGACACCATCGCATCAAAAATGGCAGTAGAAAGTTTTAAAAAAGCAATTGAAATGGATTCTACTTTAAACCGTTGGTGGTACGCTGCTGCGGTAGATCGAGATTTGATGCGCCGAGAAGAGCCACAAATTTATGGAACTCAATATGTGAGTAACTCTTCTACTAACGGAAAACTTAAAAGATATAAAATAGATACCACTAAAATTACCGATAAAGAACGTATCTATTATCGGGTAGAAACTCTTGAAGAGCAAAAACAAAAAGAGCGTATAATGAATTTGAAAAGTATATTCTCTTTTTATGTTGAAAATAGTTCAATCGAAAAAACTATTGCTTTAATTAAGAATGAAAAGGCGAAAGGAAAAACAAGTGTTTATAATGTTTCTGAAAGTGCGATCAATAGTTTTGGTTATCAATTAATGGGACAAAATAAGTTAGATGAGTCTTTAAAAGTATTAAAGTTGAATACAGCATTATATCCTAAAGCAGCAAATACTTGGGATAGTTATGGTGAAATATTACTGAAGTTAGGCAAAGAAAAAGAAGGCATAAAAGCCTATAAAAAATCTTTAGCATTAGACCCAAATAACGAAAATGCGAAAAATATAATTCGTAAAAGTGAAGATTAA
- the amaB gene encoding L-piperidine-6-carboxylate dehydrogenase produces the protein MSQIAKDFGIDKALEELGLQDINNGTSTGKDFFSGGEIIESYSPVDGALIGKVKATTPEDYEKVITTAEKAFKEWRTMPAPQRGEIVRKFNDELRRLKEPLGKLVSYEMGKSYQEGLGEVQEMIDICDFAVGLSRQLHGLTMHSERPGHRMYEQYHPLGVVGIISAFNFPVAVWSWNTALAWVCGDACIWKGSEKTPLTSVACQNIAARVFSENGVPEGISCLITGDYKVGELMTKDERIPLISATGSTRMGKTVAKEVAGRLGKSLLELGGNNAIIVTPDANIKNTVIGAVFGAVGTCGQRCTSTRRLVVHEDVYDKVKNAIVDAYQQIKIGNPLDENNHVGPLIDKDAVKNYQAALEKVVEEGGKVLVEGGVLEGEGYESGCYVKPAIAEAENHFEIVQHETFAPVLYIMKYKGDVSNALELQNGVRQGLSSAIMTNNLREAERFLSVEGSDCGIANVNIGTSGAEIGGAFGGEKETGGGRESGSDAWKVYMRRQTNTINYTTELPLAQGIKFDL, from the coding sequence ATGAGTCAAATCGCAAAAGATTTTGGAATTGATAAAGCCTTAGAAGAATTAGGGCTTCAAGATATAAACAACGGAACTTCGACCGGGAAAGATTTCTTTTCTGGCGGAGAAATTATCGAATCTTACTCTCCGGTTGATGGAGCTTTGATAGGAAAAGTAAAAGCTACCACGCCTGAAGATTACGAAAAAGTGATCACTACGGCTGAAAAAGCTTTTAAGGAATGGCGAACAATGCCTGCTCCGCAACGAGGTGAAATTGTTAGAAAATTTAATGACGAATTACGCCGACTTAAAGAACCACTGGGAAAATTGGTTTCTTACGAAATGGGAAAATCCTATCAGGAAGGTTTAGGTGAGGTACAGGAGATGATCGATATCTGTGATTTTGCGGTAGGATTATCAAGACAATTACACGGTTTAACGATGCATTCTGAACGTCCTGGACACAGAATGTACGAGCAATACCATCCATTAGGAGTTGTTGGAATTATTTCAGCGTTTAACTTTCCGGTCGCAGTTTGGTCTTGGAATACGGCTTTAGCCTGGGTTTGTGGTGATGCCTGTATCTGGAAAGGTTCAGAGAAAACTCCGCTTACCTCGGTAGCTTGCCAGAATATCGCTGCTCGTGTTTTTTCTGAAAACGGAGTGCCAGAAGGTATTTCCTGTTTGATCACCGGTGATTATAAAGTAGGTGAGTTGATGACCAAGGATGAGCGAATTCCGCTAATATCTGCAACGGGTTCTACCAGAATGGGAAAAACCGTAGCGAAAGAAGTGGCCGGGCGTTTAGGGAAATCGCTTTTAGAATTAGGCGGAAATAACGCCATTATCGTCACTCCAGATGCGAATATTAAAAACACCGTGATCGGTGCGGTTTTTGGAGCGGTAGGAACTTGCGGACAGCGTTGTACTTCTACGCGAAGATTAGTTGTACACGAAGATGTTTACGATAAAGTGAAAAATGCGATTGTAGATGCTTACCAGCAAATTAAGATCGGGAATCCGTTAGATGAAAATAATCACGTTGGGCCGCTAATCGATAAAGATGCGGTAAAAAATTATCAGGCTGCTTTAGAGAAAGTGGTTGAAGAAGGCGGAAAAGTTTTAGTTGAAGGTGGCGTTTTAGAGGGCGAAGGTTACGAAAGCGGTTGCTATGTAAAACCCGCGATTGCTGAAGCTGAAAATCATTTTGAGATCGTACAACACGAAACTTTTGCACCCGTGCTTTATATTATGAAATATAAAGGCGATGTGAGTAACGCGCTAGAATTACAAAACGGCGTTCGTCAAGGACTTTCTTCAGCGATTATGACGAATAATTTACGGGAAGCCGAACGTTTCTTATCGGTTGAAGGTTCAGATTGTGGAATTGCCAATGTAAATATTGGAACTTCTGGAGCTGAAATTGGTGGCGCTTTTGGTGGTGAGAAAGAAACCGGTGGTGGTCGTGAAAGTGGTTCTGATGCTTGGAAAGTGTATATGCGCAGACAAACCAACACGATTAATTACACTACTGAATTACCATTAGCGCAAGGAATTAAGTTTGATCTGTAA
- a CDS encoding DUF1186 domain-containing protein, with the protein MLQYQLQSYTISSDHELLDNENHITSKIREILESIHPDVLKGKGYLLKKLPRLIKQYPRVPALKNFLATLHKERGEMEQAFKANRWLVKEHPNYLFGRLNLAAEYLENDQLEKIPEVLGEMMELKSLYPNREEFHIEEFIAFNQISVLYFLAQDEIEQAEMRVDMMVKVAPDHPKTEYAQDRIKQFMLIKAAERKQRENEEYHSPAVTDRRSHLQTDKAPVFNFPIQMQWLYEEDYDFPKNKLETILKLEREPLIEDLKKLLNDSIARYDYFMEDDEMDLLLFPIHTLFILEELNAEQALPEIFEILKQDEDFYEIYFGDFANNVVASILFTFGENNLQQFFDFLKTPNLYGLSKSYVSEGIAFLANEKSALRESIQSHYKDLLLYFIAEKQNENLIDHEAYGLIIADIIDLRMEELLPQIKELYQLNLVAKSINGEFDSIEEAFKKPEFISEQAKLPKADLFKKYEIWKADYEAYLEKEFNDFDEELEDDDFSLYDRFFEDEEPEDDFDMDDVPFDEEAFQHLIMNNEDQQPIIKQKEPGRNDPCPCGSGKKYKKCCLNKK; encoded by the coding sequence ATGCTTCAATACCAGCTCCAATCTTATACTATAAGTTCAGATCACGAATTATTGGACAATGAAAACCATATTACTTCAAAAATACGTGAAATTCTTGAAAGCATACACCCCGATGTTCTTAAAGGCAAAGGATACCTGCTAAAAAAATTGCCCCGACTTATTAAGCAATATCCACGGGTGCCCGCTTTAAAAAACTTTTTGGCCACGCTACATAAAGAACGGGGAGAAATGGAACAGGCGTTTAAAGCCAACCGCTGGTTGGTAAAAGAGCATCCCAATTATTTGTTTGGGCGTCTTAATTTGGCTGCGGAATATTTAGAAAACGATCAATTAGAGAAAATCCCGGAGGTTTTGGGCGAAATGATGGAGCTAAAATCACTTTATCCCAATCGTGAAGAATTTCATATTGAAGAGTTTATCGCTTTTAATCAAATATCGGTTTTATATTTTTTGGCACAAGACGAGATCGAACAAGCTGAAATGAGGGTAGATATGATGGTAAAAGTTGCCCCAGATCATCCTAAAACGGAATATGCACAAGACCGAATAAAACAATTTATGCTTATAAAAGCGGCAGAAAGAAAACAACGAGAAAACGAAGAATACCACTCCCCAGCAGTAACTGATAGGCGTTCGCACCTGCAAACCGATAAGGCTCCTGTTTTTAATTTCCCTATACAAATGCAGTGGCTATATGAGGAAGATTACGATTTTCCTAAAAACAAATTAGAAACCATCCTTAAACTGGAGCGCGAACCCCTTATAGAAGATTTAAAAAAATTACTAAACGATAGCATTGCACGTTATGACTACTTTATGGAAGATGATGAAATGGACCTTCTCCTCTTTCCCATACATACTTTATTCATACTGGAAGAATTAAATGCTGAACAGGCATTACCAGAAATTTTTGAGATCCTAAAACAGGATGAAGATTTTTATGAAATATATTTTGGGGATTTTGCAAACAATGTTGTTGCTTCGATCCTTTTTACATTTGGAGAAAATAACCTGCAACAATTTTTCGACTTTCTAAAAACCCCTAATCTTTATGGGCTTTCCAAATCATACGTCTCTGAAGGAATTGCGTTTTTAGCAAACGAAAAATCAGCATTAAGGGAAAGTATCCAATCCCATTATAAAGACCTGCTGCTCTATTTTATTGCAGAAAAGCAGAATGAAAACTTAATTGATCACGAAGCCTACGGACTTATCATTGCTGATATCATAGATTTGCGGATGGAAGAATTACTCCCGCAGATCAAGGAACTTTACCAGTTAAATTTAGTTGCCAAAAGCATAAATGGTGAATTTGACAGTATTGAAGAAGCTTTTAAAAAACCCGAATTTATCAGTGAACAGGCAAAGCTGCCAAAAGCTGATCTGTTTAAGAAATATGAAATCTGGAAGGCAGACTATGAAGCTTATTTAGAAAAAGAGTTTAATGACTTTGATGAAGAACTAGAGGATGATGACTTTAGCTTGTATGATCGTTTTTTCGAGGATGAAGAACCGGAAGATGACTTTGATATGGACGATGTTCCTTTTGATGAAGAAGCATTTCAGCATCTAATAATGAATAACGAAGATCAACAACCGATTATAAAACAAAAAGAACCAGGAAGAAATGATCCTTGTCCCTGTGGAAGTGGAAAGAAATACAAAAAGTGCTGCTTGAATAAAAAATAG
- a CDS encoding LytR/AlgR family response regulator transcription factor, with amino-acid sequence MMRNKSFTCYIIDDEPPAVRILEKFIQQLEVLSLLGSSNKSLEALNEIQLKKPDILFLDIQMPDLTGIQLSKLINYSPYIIFTTAYAQFAVEGFQVNAIDYLLKPIAFPRFIEAIEKIKERQQTTPLDGLIAPTQDYFFVKTDGKNRFQKVALPDILYLESIKNYVVIHTKNEQIVTYSTLKSIQESLPELSFIQVHKSYIVALDKIEKTDNYEVWIDGKDLPLGDTYKHGFFEAIHQRKL; translated from the coding sequence ATGATGAGAAATAAAAGTTTTACCTGCTATATTATTGATGATGAACCACCTGCAGTGCGCATACTGGAAAAATTCATCCAACAGCTGGAGGTGCTTAGCCTTTTGGGAAGCAGCAATAAATCCCTGGAGGCGTTAAACGAAATACAACTAAAAAAGCCGGATATTCTTTTTTTGGATATTCAAATGCCCGATTTAACTGGAATACAGCTTTCTAAGCTTATCAACTATTCTCCCTATATTATTTTCACCACCGCTTACGCTCAATTTGCCGTTGAAGGATTTCAGGTAAACGCAATAGATTATTTATTAAAACCCATTGCTTTTCCAAGATTTATCGAAGCTATTGAAAAGATAAAGGAACGCCAGCAAACCACCCCTTTGGATGGTTTAATAGCTCCCACTCAGGATTATTTTTTTGTAAAAACCGATGGTAAAAACCGTTTTCAAAAAGTGGCTCTTCCCGATATTCTTTATTTAGAAAGTATAAAAAATTATGTTGTCATCCATACTAAAAACGAACAAATAGTAACCTATAGTACCTTAAAAAGTATACAGGAAAGCCTTCCCGAACTTAGTTTTATTCAAGTACATAAATCGTATATCGTGGCTTTAGATAAAATTGAAAAAACAGATAACTATGAGGTATGGATCGATGGCAAAGACCTTCCATTAGGCGATACTTATAAACATGGTTTTTTTGAAGCTATCCATCAACGAAAACTATAA
- a CDS encoding PhnA domain-containing protein yields the protein MSVLEKKLVDRSGHKCELCGYEHDLQIYQVPPTSEGTLEDSILACETCVAQIEDPEKVEPNHWRCLNDSMWNEHLPVQIVAWRMLNRLRAVGWPQDLLEMMYLDEDALAWAKATEDTQDESEKIIHKDSNGNILADGDSVVLIKDLDVKGANFTAKRGTPVHRISVVWDNAEQIEGRVEGQQIVILTQYVKKTK from the coding sequence ATGAGCGTACTTGAAAAAAAATTAGTAGACCGTAGTGGTCACAAATGTGAATTATGTGGTTACGAGCACGACTTGCAAATTTATCAGGTACCGCCAACTTCAGAAGGCACCTTAGAAGATTCTATTTTAGCATGCGAAACCTGTGTAGCGCAAATCGAAGATCCTGAAAAAGTAGAACCTAACCACTGGCGTTGTTTAAATGACAGTATGTGGAATGAACATTTACCGGTGCAAATTGTAGCCTGGAGAATGCTAAACAGATTACGGGCTGTAGGCTGGCCGCAGGATTTACTGGAAATGATGTACCTGGATGAAGATGCTTTAGCATGGGCAAAAGCTACGGAAGATACTCAGGATGAATCAGAAAAAATCATTCACAAAGACAGTAACGGCAATATTCTTGCAGATGGTGATTCTGTAGTACTTATTAAAGATTTAGATGTAAAAGGGGCTAATTTCACCGCAAAAAGAGGAACGCCCGTACATCGCATTTCTGTGGTTTGGGATAATGCGGAACAAATTGAAGGCCGTGTAGAAGGCCAACAAATTGTAATTCTCACCCAATACGTAAAGAAAACAAAGTAG
- a CDS encoding helix-turn-helix domain-containing protein, producing the protein MFVGVMATATFFTCKPSTKLQPYIAYYYFHESDDEDFQQSFTYYPHYKNALTIYKNVDYNILPDFSVEVSSAKKDSLKVVYSKLYQNLGRVRINGKFVKIGVVFQPLGIQHFIKEVYSEVFSKPINFTNPFGLKFNEVLDQVFLTSIISEKANLLDKFFQQQCLGFEEERIIGAVNKIIESKGMISVSALARDLDIHRKTLLRLFQKHLDCSVEEYRKLVRFRFALEKIQQQNNINLTTVSAEHYYDQSDFIKQFKKLTQLSTKKFMVAVSKLGDEDTFWNFNG; encoded by the coding sequence ATGTTTGTTGGAGTTATGGCTACAGCTACTTTTTTCACTTGTAAACCTTCAACAAAACTTCAACCATACATTGCCTATTATTATTTTCATGAATCTGATGATGAAGATTTTCAGCAATCGTTCACCTATTATCCGCATTATAAAAATGCACTTACCATATATAAAAATGTGGATTATAATATTTTGCCAGATTTTTCTGTTGAGGTTTCTTCAGCTAAGAAAGATTCTTTGAAGGTTGTTTATTCTAAGCTGTACCAAAATCTAGGACGAGTGAGAATAAATGGGAAATTCGTGAAAATCGGAGTAGTTTTTCAGCCTTTGGGAATTCAGCATTTTATAAAAGAAGTTTATAGTGAGGTTTTTTCTAAGCCCATAAATTTCACTAATCCTTTTGGTTTGAAATTCAATGAAGTTTTGGATCAAGTATTTTTAACTTCAATTATTTCAGAAAAAGCGAATTTGTTAGATAAATTTTTTCAACAACAATGCCTGGGATTTGAAGAAGAAAGAATTATTGGAGCTGTGAATAAAATTATAGAAAGTAAAGGTATGATTTCAGTTTCAGCCTTGGCCAGAGATTTAGATATTCATCGTAAAACTTTACTTCGGTTGTTTCAAAAGCATCTCGATTGCTCGGTTGAAGAATATCGGAAATTAGTCCGCTTCCGCTTTGCTTTAGAGAAAATTCAGCAACAAAATAATATCAATCTTACTACGGTTTCTGCAGAACATTACTACGACCAGTCAGACTTTATTAAGCAGTTTAAAAAGCTTACCCAATTATCCACAAAAAAGTTTATGGTAGCAGTCAGTAAATTGGGGGATGAGGATACCTTTTGGAACTTTAATGGCTAG
- a CDS encoding outer membrane beta-barrel protein translates to MRTILHVLCFCFACIQLHAQHQINGKIIDKKTGEALAYANVLIKDPDNKSIITYAYSNEKGVFILEDIELDVILLEVDMMGYQSYHTILEGDALHSELEIRLAEDASQLEEVNIIAKKKAIRISGDKMIFNLEKLGIITSSNGLEALRQLPGVSLDKDENVQFRGNADVQLMINGKPTLLKGDALREYIRSLSGQNIENVEIIAQPSARYDASGTAGIININLKQPKAASFSGNVYSSVGYAEYFKNRNGLNLYYNDSKWNINLGANYNRNNSVNHRNITQTIQLEDSIKVLDQQNEWLPKTISKNFTAGIERNFSKNHKISTAFNYANSHSGELTLGTTNEYGNDNLYRQVKLRKEIEEPTKNTSGNLFYNYISDSLDTQLDVQLNYADYEKSQEGLLQNTYPINPTPQNEFLLDIFEEIHYKLFTAQADGQHRFSKQLKLESGAKLSRIKMNYSSDYAANDSSQLFIPEDLLTNNFTYKEQLFSAYIQGSYQLGKWNVLTGIRAEYIDYSGFSEQLNQTNSNNYIAWFPSMSINYEKENHQYRLSYSRRIGRPNYLDLNPYYQYLDPYTLEIGNPALQPQFYHSFEFNYIYKNAMSASLYGNFYNDQLTSVIDYRDNENYNLLFTANGATGNRLGISLNLPFEPVDWWNFQFSFDGYHTREESKIVNFSYDRSGFGYSMEMYHNLTLKDNWTLNASGFYSGRSQSGNSVMNPLYDISVNVKKMLLDDKLKLELGCQNILKKSMWNSVIQQDNVTTHWINRWETRKFVFGATYNFGKGTSKKVKPTSLQEESSRM, encoded by the coding sequence ATGAGAACTATTCTACATGTGTTATGTTTTTGTTTCGCTTGTATTCAACTACACGCTCAACATCAGATAAATGGAAAAATTATAGATAAAAAAACCGGAGAAGCTTTAGCCTATGCTAATGTTTTGATAAAAGACCCAGATAACAAGAGTATTATAACTTATGCCTATTCTAATGAAAAGGGAGTTTTTATACTGGAAGATATCGAATTGGATGTAATATTGTTAGAAGTAGACATGATGGGATACCAGTCTTACCATACAATTTTAGAAGGTGATGCCTTACATAGTGAACTTGAGATTAGATTAGCGGAAGATGCCAGCCAGTTGGAAGAAGTAAATATAATTGCTAAAAAGAAGGCGATACGAATTAGTGGAGATAAAATGATTTTTAATTTAGAAAAATTGGGGATTATTACCAGTAGTAATGGCCTGGAAGCCTTAAGGCAGCTCCCCGGCGTGAGTTTAGATAAAGATGAAAATGTTCAGTTTCGTGGAAATGCAGATGTGCAGCTAATGATAAACGGTAAACCTACTTTATTAAAAGGCGATGCTTTACGAGAGTATATTAGGTCTTTAAGCGGACAAAATATTGAGAATGTTGAAATTATTGCTCAGCCTTCTGCCCGTTATGACGCTTCTGGAACAGCAGGGATTATCAATATTAATCTGAAACAACCCAAAGCAGCTTCTTTTAGTGGAAATGTATATTCCTCTGTGGGGTATGCAGAATATTTTAAAAACAGAAATGGATTGAATCTTTACTATAATGATTCCAAATGGAATATCAACCTGGGTGCTAATTATAATAGGAATAATAGTGTTAATCACCGGAATATTACACAAACCATTCAGTTAGAAGATTCTATAAAAGTACTGGATCAGCAAAACGAATGGTTACCCAAAACCATATCAAAAAACTTTACAGCAGGTATAGAACGCAATTTTTCGAAAAATCATAAAATAAGCACTGCTTTTAATTATGCTAATTCACATTCCGGTGAACTTACTCTTGGAACTACTAATGAATATGGGAACGATAATTTGTACCGACAGGTAAAGCTTCGAAAAGAGATCGAAGAACCAACCAAAAATACGAGCGGGAATTTGTTTTATAATTATATCTCTGATAGTTTGGACACGCAGTTGGATGTCCAGTTAAATTATGCTGATTACGAAAAAAGCCAAGAAGGACTTTTGCAAAATACGTATCCTATAAATCCCACTCCTCAAAATGAATTTTTATTGGATATTTTTGAAGAAATCCATTATAAATTATTTACAGCCCAGGCAGATGGTCAACATCGCTTTTCGAAACAATTAAAATTGGAAAGTGGTGCGAAACTCTCTAGAATCAAGATGAATTATAGCAGTGATTATGCCGCAAACGATAGCTCTCAATTATTTATACCAGAGGATTTGCTTACCAATAACTTTACCTATAAAGAACAGCTGTTTTCTGCTTATATACAGGGAAGTTATCAATTGGGGAAATGGAATGTGCTGACAGGAATCCGTGCAGAATACATAGATTATTCTGGTTTTTCTGAACAATTAAATCAAACAAATAGCAATAATTATATTGCCTGGTTTCCTTCGATGTCTATTAATTATGAAAAAGAAAACCATCAATACAGGTTAAGCTATAGCCGGCGAATAGGGAGACCAAATTATTTAGATTTAAACCCCTATTATCAATATCTGGATCCTTACACCTTAGAAATCGGAAACCCCGCATTGCAACCACAGTTTTATCATAGCTTTGAATTTAATTATATTTATAAAAATGCAATGAGTGCCAGCTTATATGGTAATTTCTATAATGATCAACTCACGTCAGTAATCGATTATCGGGATAACGAAAATTATAACCTGTTATTTACGGCTAATGGGGCAACAGGTAACCGCCTGGGTATTTCTTTAAACCTCCCTTTTGAACCTGTGGATTGGTGGAATTTTCAGTTTAGCTTTGATGGCTATCATACAAGGGAAGAGTCCAAAATTGTCAATTTTAGTTACGATCGTTCTGGTTTTGGATATAGTATGGAAATGTACCATAACCTTACCTTAAAAGATAATTGGACGCTTAATGCATCTGGTTTTTATAGCGGAAGGTCTCAAAGTGGGAATAGTGTAATGAATCCTCTCTATGATATTAGTGTTAACGTGAAAAAAATGTTATTAGATGATAAGTTGAAGTTAGAATTAGGCTGTCAGAATATCTTAAAAAAATCAATGTGGAATTCTGTTATCCAACAAGATAACGTGACAACACATTGGATAAATCGTTGGGAAACCCGTAAGTTTGTATTTGGTGCTACTTACAATTTTGGAAAAGGAACATCTAAAAAAGTGAAACCTACCTCACTTCAGGAAGAAAGCAGTAGGATGTAA